The following DNA comes from Frankia casuarinae.
TGGACGGCCGCGGTGGCTACGTCCCAATCGGGGAAAACTCTAGCTGGAAGCGTTTACTTGGGGACCCGGCTGCCCTTGTTCTCGTCGCCGTCCTTGCCGCTTGCCGAGCAGTTGCCCTCGTGAGAAACCCAGGTCGCTCTGAATGGCCGGCGTCGCCACGGTCACGACGCTGCCGTCCTGAACGATCATCAGCTGGAAGATGCGGCGGCGGTGGAAGGCGTGGCTCTCGTGGCTACTGAGCCCGCTGGCGGGCCCGCCGGACCGGCTGAGGGCTCTTCGCTGGTCCGGCCAGATGCCCCTCGATCAAGCGGTTCATCGCCCGCAGGAAGACCTCCCGCTCCTTGGTGGGAAGCGCCGCCAACGCCTCCTCATGGACCCGATCGACGATCTCCTGGCTCCGCGCGGCGATCCGCGCGCCCGCCTCGGTGACCGCGATGATCCGAGCCCGCCGGTCCCTGGCGGAGGGCCGACGTTCGGCGAGGCCGGCCTTCTCCAAGGCGTCCACGGTGACCACCATCGTTGTCTTGTCCATGTCGCCGATCTCGGCGAGCTGGATCTGGGTGCGCTCCTCCTCCAGGGCATGCACCAGCACGCAGTGCATGCGTGCGGTGAGACCGATCTCGGCGAGCGCGGCCGCCATCCGGGTCCGCAGGGCATGACTGGCGTGGTCCAGCAGGAACGACAAGTCTGGTCCGGCGCGGGAGGGTGCCATGGCGGTCATGCCCGCAGCCTAACGACTAGGTCCGTCGCGGATTATCCGTAAGCTTGCTGTCGAGTGGTTGGGGTGACCCAGCCGGCCCGGCTGACCGCGTAGACGGCATGGGCCTCGTCGTGGAGGAACTCGCTGCGGACGTATGCCATGCCGAGGCGTTCGGCGACCCGGACAGACGCGGCGTTGGCCGGGACGATGACCGAGACGACCTCGGTGAGGTCGGGGCGCTGGGCGAACACCCAGGTCAGTGCCGCGGTGGCGGCCTCGGTGGCATAGCCGCGCCCCCAGCGGTCCCGGCGCAGGAACCAGACGGCCTCGATGCCCGGCCAGCCGGGTTCGGTCCACAGCCCCGCCTGGCCGACGAGCTGCCCGCTCGCCTTCTCGACAACCGACCACGGACCTACGCCGGTCAGCACCCAGCAGCCCATGCAGCCGGCCAGGGCATGCCAGACGCCGTCCGGGTCGGTCGGCCGGTGGAAGTAGCGGGTGAACTCGGGATCGGACCAGATCTCGGTGTAGCCGGCGACGTCGTCGTTGTGGATGGGCCGCAGGACGAGCCGGTCCGTCGTGAGAAGGGGAATGATCGTGGTCAGACTCATCGTGTCCGGTAGTTTGCCGGAAGCGTGCGGCACGCCGCGAGAAAGGCGGCGACCGTGGGTTGTGAGGCGGACCGTGGGTTGTGAGGCGGACCGTGGGACCCGCGCGCGAGCCACCGGCTGGATAGCCACGGGTCGTGGCTCTGTTCTGTCTGCTGCACGGAGCCTGGCACGACGCCACGTGCTGGGAGCCCCTCGGAGCGCAACTGCGGGCGCGGGGACATCGGGTGGTGGCACCGGATCTGCCGTTGCACAACCCGGCCACGACGTACGAGGAACGCATCCGCCCGGCGCTCGCCGCCCTCGATGTGGCCATCGTGGCCGCCGGACCCGGGGCGCTCGCGGTACGCCTCTGCCCGCGGCCTGTGCCCCGCGGCCCAGTTCGCCCGGGACGGGTCAGACCATCGCCGGTCGTGTGGACGGCGGCGCCAGGGGCATTCCCCCAGCACAGGCCGGTCGTCGGCCAGGTCCGGGACGAACGGCCCTCGTTCCATCGCCCCTCGGAACGAAGGTCGAGGAGCGGCAGGCCGCCAATGATATCGAACCGCCGAGGGTATCGAGATCGAAGGAGATCACGATGATGATCTGGGATGGGCACACCTGGGGCTGGGGCGGCTGGCTGCTGATGTCGTTCAGCATGGTCGTCTTCTGGGGGCTGGTGATCGGGGTACTGGTTGCTCTCCTGCGCGCGGGCCGCGGCGGCGGGCCGGGTACGTCGGCCGAACCGCCCGGAGTGGAACGGCCCGGTACCGAACGGCCCGGTACCGAACGGCCCGGTACCGAACGGCCCGGCGAGCGGTCGGCCGAGCGGATCCTCGCCGAGCGTTACGCCCGCGGTGAGATCGATGAGGCGGAGTACCACCGCCGCCTGGACGTGTTGCGTGAACGGCCCGGCCCGACGGATCTCACCAGGGCTGGCTGACCGTCGGCTGACCGGCGAGATCGGAGAGGGACCGACGGGATCGGGGGAGGGAAGGCGTCGATGAGCCTGAGCAGGCGGCTGGCGTTGGTGTTCCGGGCCAAGGCCAGCAGGATGTTGGACCGCGCCGAGGATCCGCGTGAGGTTCTCGACTATTCCTACGCTCGGCAGCTCGAGCTGCTGGCGCAGGTCCGCCGCGGGGTCGCGGACGTCGCTACCAGCCGGAAGCGGCTGGAGCTCCAGGTCGAACAGCTACGGGCGGCCGCCGAGCGGCTGTCCGGACAGGCCCGCCAAGCGGTCGCCGCGGGCCGCGACGACCTGGCCAGGGAGGCCCTCGGTCGCCGGGCCGGGGTGGCCGCGCAGTTGGAGGATCTGCGGGAGCAGCATGCGTCGCTGCGAGCGGAGGAGGACCGGTTGACGCTGGCGGCGCGGCGGCTGGCGGCCCAGCTCGAGGCGTTCCGGACCAGGAAGGAGACCGTGAAGGCGACGTACACCGCGGCGGAGGCGCAGACGAAGATCGGCGAGGCGCTGGCGGGGGTCTCCGAGGAGATGGGCGACGTCGGCCTGGCAATCCAGCGGGCCGAGGACAGGACCGAGCAGATGCAGGCCAGGGCCGGCGCGATCGACGAACTACTCGCCTCCGGCGCCTTGGAGACGGCGGCCGGTGGCCCGCGCGGCGACATCCAGGCCGAGCTGGACCGGCTGTCCGCGACCGCCGACATCGATCAGGATCTGGCCGAGATCAAAAGCGCCATGCCCGCGCGGGCGATTGGCGGCCGCCCGCCGGCCGACGCCGCTCGACCGGAGGAGCGGCCGTGATCGTGCGCATTCTGGGTGAGGGCCAGTTCGACCTGCCCGCAACCGACCTGGAGGCCCTCAACGAGCTGGATGACGTGCTGCTGACGGCCGTCGAGGCCGGTGACGAGCCGGCATTCCAGGAAGCCTTGACGAGGCTGCTCGAACGGGTCCGGACCCGCGGCCGCGCGGTGCCGGCGGACCAGCTGGAGCCATCGGAGCTGGTGCTGCCGCGCGCCGACACCGGGCTGGCGGAGGTCCGCGGACTGCTCGGCGACGAAGGCCTGATTCCCGGCTCCTGATTTCTGGCGGCCGAGCCCCGACCGACGAGGTGACGATGGTGAGGTGACGATGGTGATGACGCGTGTGCCGCGGCGGTTCGCCCTGGACCGGGGACTGTCGGCCCGGATGGTGCTGACCGTCTTCCTGCTCGGGTTGGTCTACGTCGCCTTCATCGCCGTCCTGATCGCCGTCGGAGTGTCACCGGTCCTGGTCGTCGCGATCGCCGGCGGGCTGCTCGCCGCCCAGTACTGGTTCTCGGACCGCATCGCGCTGTACGCGACCGGTGGGCGCATCGTCAGCCCGGCGCAGGAGCCGCGGCTGCACGGCGTCGTGGATCGGCTCTGCGCGCTGTCCGACCTACCGAAGCCCGTGGTGGCGGTCGCGGACACCGACCTGCCGAACGCGTTCGCCACCGGCCGGACCCCGAAACGCGCCGTCGTCTGCGTGACGACCGGGCTGCTGCGCAGGCTGGAGGTCGACGAGCTGGAGGGGGTGCTGTCCCACGAGCTGTCCCACGTCGCGCACCGGGACGTGGCCGTCATGACCGTCGCGTCGTTTCTCGGGGTGCTCGCCGGTCTGGTCACCCGATTCGGTCTCTACTCCGGGATGGCCGGCGGCTTCGGCCGGTCCGACGGCGGTGACGGCGGTGACGGCGGTGACGATGACGAGGACAGCGGCGCCCTCGTCGTGCTCGTCGTTGTGGTCGTCTCCGCCGCCGTCTACGCGCTGTCGTTCCTGCTGACCAGGGCGCTGTCGCGGTACCGGGAGCTCGCCGCCGACCGGTCCGGGGCGATCCTCACCGGCCAGCCGGCCGCGCTCGCCGCCGCGCTCACCAAGGTCACCGGCGAGATCTCCCGGATCCCGACCCGCGACCTGCGGGCCGCCGAACCGTTCAACGCCTTCTTCTTCGCTCCCGCGCTGGCGAACGGCGTCAGCCTGTCCTCGTTGTTCTCGACCCA
Coding sequences within:
- the htpX gene encoding zinc metalloprotease HtpX, translated to MTRVPRRFALDRGLSARMVLTVFLLGLVYVAFIAVLIAVGVSPVLVVAIAGGLLAAQYWFSDRIALYATGGRIVSPAQEPRLHGVVDRLCALSDLPKPVVAVADTDLPNAFATGRTPKRAVVCVTTGLLRRLEVDELEGVLSHELSHVAHRDVAVMTVASFLGVLAGLVTRFGLYSGMAGGFGRSDGGDGGDGGDDDEDSGALVVLVVVVVSAAVYALSFLLTRALSRYRELAADRSGAILTGQPAALAAALTKVTGEISRIPTRDLRAAEPFNAFFFAPALANGVSLSSLFSTHPPLDARLAQLARLAAQFGEPAQFGEPG
- a CDS encoding GNAT family N-acetyltransferase, whose translation is MSLTTIIPLLTTDRLVLRPIHNDDVAGYTEIWSDPEFTRYFHRPTDPDGVWHALAGCMGCWVLTGVGPWSVVEKASGQLVGQAGLWTEPGWPGIEAVWFLRRDRWGRGYATEAATAALTWVFAQRPDLTEVVSVIVPANAASVRVAERLGMAYVRSEFLHDEAHAVYAVSRAGWVTPTTRQQAYG
- a CDS encoding PspA/IM30 family protein, whose translation is MSLSRRLALVFRAKASRMLDRAEDPREVLDYSYARQLELLAQVRRGVADVATSRKRLELQVEQLRAAAERLSGQARQAVAAGRDDLAREALGRRAGVAAQLEDLREQHASLRAEEDRLTLAARRLAAQLEAFRTRKETVKATYTAAEAQTKIGEALAGVSEEMGDVGLAIQRAEDRTEQMQARAGAIDELLASGALETAAGGPRGDIQAELDRLSATADIDQDLAEIKSAMPARAIGGRPPADAARPEERP
- a CDS encoding SHOCT domain-containing protein, with translation MMIWDGHTWGWGGWLLMSFSMVVFWGLVIGVLVALLRAGRGGGPGTSAEPPGVERPGTERPGTERPGTERPGERSAERILAERYARGEIDEAEYHRRLDVLRERPGPTDLTRAG
- a CDS encoding MarR family winged helix-turn-helix transcriptional regulator — its product is MTAMAPSRAGPDLSFLLDHASHALRTRMAAALAEIGLTARMHCVLVHALEEERTQIQLAEIGDMDKTTMVVTVDALEKAGLAERRPSARDRRARIIAVTEAGARIAARSQEIVDRVHEEALAALPTKEREVFLRAMNRLIEGHLAGPAKSPQPVRRARQRAQ
- a CDS encoding PspA-associated protein PspAA, whose product is MIVRILGEGQFDLPATDLEALNELDDVLLTAVEAGDEPAFQEALTRLLERVRTRGRAVPADQLEPSELVLPRADTGLAEVRGLLGDEGLIPGS